In Candidatus Cohnella colombiensis, one DNA window encodes the following:
- a CDS encoding GGDEF domain-containing protein, with protein MTQVLELHEDVRKWQRKILNGYWIVVLISLVAEIVALFIKMKLSPEVVQHFLLHTMAIPSGLQIALVTTNELLERYYKKPRPYTIILTGILIGAVLIYGNKTLIGMQYVMMIPMLTAAFHFTKKHLTFAYLMLFPVLATMYVLYPKIWDYMTIYERFALFFILSGEYLILVQLLHRGKDMMERLIRSSRSERDLLIKNTIMERLSKTDALTDLYNHKTFHEYLDHMIEQFETNKMPLQIAVLDIDNFKSINDTYGHAVGDIILKRVAGISRQSLTSDEIIARYGGEEFAIIFPAKNLEQALDLCEYTRKSIWQLNHPEMEDRRVTVSIGLSEYVQGMGKSRFFSITDSLLYQAKKTGKNKTVYPV; from the coding sequence TTGACACAGGTACTAGAACTTCATGAGGATGTAAGAAAGTGGCAAAGGAAGATTCTGAATGGCTATTGGATTGTGGTTCTGATTTCCTTAGTAGCTGAGATTGTCGCCCTCTTCATTAAGATGAAATTAAGTCCAGAAGTTGTGCAACATTTCTTGTTACACACGATGGCTATTCCTTCAGGATTGCAAATCGCACTCGTTACGACAAATGAACTGCTGGAGCGGTATTATAAGAAACCGCGCCCCTATACGATCATCTTAACAGGTATCCTAATAGGTGCTGTTCTGATTTACGGCAACAAGACTTTGATTGGAATGCAGTATGTCATGATGATTCCGATGTTGACCGCGGCGTTCCATTTTACAAAAAAACACCTAACATTCGCATATTTAATGCTATTCCCCGTGTTGGCAACTATGTATGTGCTATACCCCAAAATTTGGGATTATATGACGATTTATGAACGGTTTGCCCTGTTCTTTATTCTGAGTGGTGAATATTTGATCCTGGTGCAACTACTCCACAGAGGGAAGGATATGATGGAGAGGCTGATTAGGAGTTCTCGTTCTGAACGGGATTTGCTGATCAAGAATACCATCATGGAACGGTTAAGCAAGACCGATGCCTTGACAGATTTATATAATCATAAGACCTTCCATGAATATCTGGATCATATGATCGAACAATTCGAGACAAACAAGATGCCGCTCCAAATCGCGGTATTGGATATCGACAATTTCAAGTCCATCAACGATACTTACGGCCATGCAGTCGGTGACATCATATTGAAGAGAGTGGCCGGCATTTCGCGACAGTCGCTTACATCGGACGAGATTATTGCCCGATACGGTGGCGAAGAATTCGCCATAATCTTTCCTGCAAAGAATTTGGAGCAAGCTCTCGATTTATGCGAATATACCCGGAAGTCTATTTGGCAGCTCAATCACCCGGAAATGGAAGACCGCCGAGTCACGGTCAGCATCGGACTGTCAGAATACGTTCAAGGAATGGGGAAGTCCCGTTTTTTCAGCATCACGGATTCCTTGCTCTATCAAGCTAAAAAAACCGGCAAAAACAAAACTGTCTATCCAGTATGA
- the yidC gene encoding membrane protein insertase YidC, translating to MKILLMSQKWTKPILIVMFVAIPMILLSGCSTASLSNPIHADSPGIFNHYFIYPFSLMIKYFANAFHGDYGLSIVLVTFIIRLAIMPLMMNQTKKQMAMKEKMAIVQPELNALKEKYKNDAGADAKKQQQIEMMQIYQKHQFNPLNIGCLPILLQWPITLAFYYAIRRTPEIAAHDFLWFSLGNTDMILPLIAAAVYYVQFRVSQSASVQYQQNQNKQMAFIGLLSPIMMGMISFAMPAALPLYWAVGGIFIIVQTIILNKMYARKPMQQVKTSIAE from the coding sequence GTGAAAATATTATTGATGTCCCAAAAGTGGACGAAGCCCATACTCATCGTTATGTTTGTAGCTATTCCAATGATTCTGCTTAGCGGATGCTCGACAGCATCCCTATCAAACCCGATTCATGCTGATTCGCCGGGAATCTTTAATCATTACTTTATTTATCCGTTCTCGCTCATGATCAAGTATTTCGCGAATGCGTTTCACGGAGATTACGGATTATCGATCGTACTCGTTACTTTCATCATCAGACTTGCTATTATGCCGCTCATGATGAATCAAACGAAGAAGCAAATGGCTATGAAAGAAAAGATGGCGATCGTCCAGCCGGAGTTAAATGCGCTCAAGGAGAAGTATAAGAACGATGCCGGCGCGGATGCGAAAAAGCAACAGCAAATCGAAATGATGCAGATCTACCAGAAGCACCAATTTAATCCCTTAAACATAGGGTGTTTGCCGATACTTCTTCAATGGCCGATCACCCTCGCATTTTACTACGCTATTCGTCGTACCCCAGAGATCGCAGCTCACGATTTTCTATGGTTTAGTTTGGGGAATACGGATATGATTTTGCCACTCATTGCCGCTGCGGTTTATTACGTTCAGTTTCGCGTGTCACAATCCGCTTCAGTGCAATATCAGCAAAATCAAAATAAACAAATGGCTTTCATCGGATTGTTGTCCCCGATCATGATGGGTATGATTTCTTTTGCGATGCCAGCTGCGTTACCGTTATATTGGGCGGTTGGCGGTATATTCATAATCGTGCAAACGATAATACTCAATAAGATGTACGCAAGGAAGCCAATGCAGCAAGTAAAAACCTCAATAGCGGAGTAG
- a CDS encoding FMN-binding glutamate synthase family protein has translation MVLAVSLVILALIVVPPLAFIVYMYILSKRPKHSIIRSHPFLGWMRYLLEKLGPEFRQYWFDNDTEGKPFSRADFVGLVYAAKYRTDLISFGGRRDYEKPGYYLSNAMFPKLTSELNVDNETSVPGKKYVIIDEGVFTRREKFVDEQVKPWLLTEDDAVIVGEHRQIPWRIRGMFGASATSFGAVGEHYIQSTGSGARMAGGSWINTGEGGVADIHLATGADIVAQIGPGLFGFRDETGIFSIEEFKRKAAMPNIKAFELKFHQGAKIRGGHLEGSKVTEAVARARLVPVGKTVNSPNRFEFLTSPDEALRFIGSLQEAGGKPVGIKLVVGDPQRLEPLFQAMLKLDIFPDFITVDGSEGGSGATFKAMADGMGLPLYAALLILDDIARKFGVRNRFRIFASGKLITPDKVAIALALGADCVNSARGFMMANGCIMAMQCHTGKCPTGITTTDSKYQEALAPEEKQWRVMNYILQMREGLFSLAAACGLRSPRELRREHVVFADEQGHTARVSDLFPYPEPEAEFSAQ, from the coding sequence ATGGTTCTCGCCGTATCACTCGTCATTCTCGCTCTGATCGTCGTTCCGCCGCTCGCGTTCATAGTTTACATGTACATCCTGTCCAAAAGACCGAAGCATTCCATTATCCGCTCCCACCCGTTCCTCGGCTGGATGCGCTACTTGCTCGAGAAGCTTGGGCCGGAATTCCGCCAATACTGGTTCGATAACGACACGGAAGGCAAGCCGTTCTCCCGCGCCGATTTCGTCGGACTCGTCTACGCGGCCAAGTACCGTACCGATCTAATCTCCTTCGGTGGCCGTCGCGATTACGAGAAGCCGGGCTATTACTTGTCCAATGCGATGTTCCCGAAGCTGACGAGCGAGCTGAACGTCGACAACGAGACGTCGGTGCCCGGCAAAAAATACGTCATTATCGACGAAGGGGTGTTCACAAGGCGGGAAAAGTTTGTCGATGAGCAGGTCAAGCCGTGGCTTCTCACGGAGGACGACGCAGTCATCGTTGGTGAGCATCGACAAATACCGTGGCGGATCAGAGGGATGTTCGGAGCTTCAGCGACGTCGTTCGGCGCAGTTGGGGAGCATTACATTCAGTCGACTGGCAGTGGAGCTCGAATGGCTGGCGGTTCATGGATTAATACTGGCGAAGGAGGTGTCGCGGACATTCACCTCGCCACCGGAGCTGACATCGTCGCCCAGATCGGACCGGGCCTTTTCGGATTCCGTGATGAGACTGGCATCTTCTCGATCGAAGAGTTCAAGCGTAAAGCCGCCATGCCGAACATCAAGGCGTTCGAGTTGAAGTTCCACCAAGGCGCCAAAATTCGCGGTGGCCACCTTGAAGGCTCCAAAGTGACCGAAGCAGTCGCCCGTGCCCGACTTGTCCCGGTCGGTAAGACGGTCAATTCGCCGAACCGGTTCGAATTTCTGACGAGTCCCGATGAAGCACTGCGCTTCATCGGCTCCTTGCAGGAAGCCGGAGGCAAGCCGGTTGGCATCAAGCTTGTCGTCGGTGATCCCCAGCGGCTAGAGCCGCTGTTCCAAGCGATGCTCAAGCTCGACATTTTCCCCGATTTCATCACGGTCGACGGATCGGAGGGCGGCTCCGGTGCGACGTTCAAGGCGATGGCCGACGGAATGGGGCTGCCGCTGTATGCCGCATTGCTCATTCTCGACGATATCGCCCGTAAGTTCGGCGTGCGCAACCGCTTCCGGATTTTCGCATCAGGTAAGCTCATCACGCCGGACAAAGTCGCGATCGCCCTCGCACTCGGCGCTGACTGCGTCAACTCCGCGCGCGGCTTCATGATGGCCAATGGATGTATTATGGCGATGCAGTGCCATACGGGGAAATGCCCGACAGGGATTACGACGACGGATTCGAAGTATCAGGAAGCACTCGCGCCCGAAGAGAAGCAATGGCGTGTCATGAACTATATATTGCAGATGCGTGAAGGGCTGTTTTCGCTTGCCGCCGCATGCGGCTTGCGATCTCCCCGTGAGTTGCGCCGGGAGCACGTTGTGTTCGCAGACGAGCAAGGGCACACTGCGCGCGTCAGTGATTTGTTCCCGTATCCAGAGCCAGAAGCGGAATTCTCTGCTCAATGA
- the srtB gene encoding class B sortase gives MHWHKIGYYAGCAATLAVCVLSAWKLIDYYGDVRSSKHQLDEAKTLYREANQTTQTKALPPFVPIPNTMPVDLKSKSPFAASDRANLPASLTVQERFKTLLQTNSDVVGWLKIDGTTIDYPVLQAEDNAFYLKKDLYRNDNVTGSIFMDYRNHIDRPEYHWIVYGHYMNDEIMFKGLLKYKDEDYYEEHTVISFDTLYGDLKWLIFSVYYTDVNEDYIRTEFADDEQFWSFAGDLKANSLYDTGISVGADDTILTLSTCSRTEEGGRFTVHAKLITATS, from the coding sequence ATGCACTGGCATAAGATTGGCTATTACGCGGGTTGCGCGGCCACGCTCGCGGTGTGCGTGCTATCGGCCTGGAAGCTGATCGATTATTACGGTGACGTGCGATCGTCGAAGCATCAACTTGACGAAGCGAAAACGCTGTATCGCGAAGCTAATCAGACGACACAAACGAAGGCATTACCCCCGTTCGTACCGATCCCGAACACTATGCCCGTCGACTTGAAGTCGAAGTCTCCGTTCGCGGCATCTGACCGCGCCAACCTGCCTGCGAGCTTGACGGTGCAGGAACGATTCAAGACGCTGTTGCAGACCAATTCCGATGTTGTAGGCTGGCTGAAGATCGACGGCACGACGATTGATTATCCTGTGCTGCAAGCGGAGGATAACGCATTTTACTTGAAGAAGGACTTGTACCGAAACGACAACGTGACGGGCAGCATTTTCATGGATTATCGCAACCATATCGACCGTCCTGAGTACCATTGGATCGTCTATGGCCATTACATGAATGACGAAATCATGTTCAAAGGACTGCTTAAGTACAAAGATGAAGATTACTATGAAGAGCATACGGTCATTTCCTTCGACACGTTGTACGGGGACCTCAAATGGTTAATTTTCTCCGTGTACTACACTGATGTGAACGAAGACTATATCCGAACCGAGTTCGCGGACGATGAACAATTCTGGTCGTTCGCAGGCGATCTGAAGGCGAACTCCTTGTACGACACGGGCATCTCTGTAGGAGCGGACGATACGATCCTAACGCTGTCGACGTGTTCCCGTACGGAAGAGGGCGGTCGATTCACCGTACACGCGAAGCTTATTACCGCCACCTCGTAA
- a CDS encoding LPXTG cell wall anchor domain-containing protein has product MKTVVKSRKFTASLLLALALMLVMSLTAMAADDDLVYDNYDRATLSDFASSGANAAWTGGDAGKSASIDSNALKLEFGSSGWFGTGGGIDASQYKYIVIRAKGAAGGEGSAFDLNYAVGDQVKTIGKAFADLVGPSGDKVPAITKDYQNIVIDMKGNGIESGIQAFHFNFHDGASGTLWIDSISFTNNAPKEPAKDNGAATKTDEGAAAPVAEPNPKTGDTMNTSLYIALAAVSGAAALFLVFKARKANR; this is encoded by the coding sequence ATGAAAACCGTAGTGAAATCACGTAAGTTCACCGCTTCACTGCTTCTTGCTCTCGCATTGATGCTCGTCATGAGTCTGACGGCGATGGCTGCCGATGACGATCTCGTGTACGACAACTACGACCGCGCAACATTGAGCGACTTCGCGAGCTCCGGCGCGAATGCGGCATGGACAGGCGGCGACGCCGGCAAAAGCGCTTCAATCGACAGCAACGCCCTAAAGCTTGAGTTCGGCAGCAGCGGGTGGTTCGGCACGGGCGGCGGCATCGACGCAAGCCAGTACAAATACATCGTCATCCGCGCTAAGGGTGCAGCGGGTGGAGAAGGCTCGGCGTTTGACCTGAACTACGCCGTCGGCGATCAGGTGAAAACGATCGGCAAAGCGTTCGCTGACCTCGTCGGTCCGTCCGGCGACAAAGTGCCTGCAATCACGAAAGACTATCAAAACATCGTCATTGACATGAAGGGGAATGGAATCGAATCCGGTATTCAAGCGTTCCACTTCAACTTCCACGACGGCGCTAGTGGCACGCTGTGGATCGACTCCATCTCGTTCACGAACAATGCGCCGAAAGAGCCAGCAAAGGATAACGGTGCAGCTACGAAGACGGACGAGGGTGCGGCTGCTCCAGTAGCAGAGCCGAACCCGAAAACTGGCGATACGATGAACACATCGCTATACATCGCTCTGGCTGCTGTATCCGGTGCCGCTGCGCTGTTCCTCGTATTCAAAGCGAGAAAAGCAAACCGCTAA
- a CDS encoding WG repeat-containing protein, whose product MRKLTVAIIAMLLLTTWPLSLFSTPIKAAVDDTPGDYLWDTLTPEQWDDIIPEGDYYRIIKVSKYGEKTYGLMDKSGKFIFRPEYRRLVKVGPNKLLAEVLINNKRTDFIDMNGKTAFSLPGNYTVSDFYKDRAVAEFNSYMYFDGKDNIFVQGNSGVINSKGKFIITNKYDSIRQLVNTKDGKIYYWVRPIINGHKITMIFDANGKELTRFDSIRLVSEHSLIGGLDTFNSDTIVAVKNDKLGTVNMAGKTVVPFIYEQFVETPFGATFDLSRHEEELKEHFHNGLAIFIKENKYGVVNNKGKVIIPPNYDRIRLIRSFPKQTGSRVLRTEDTSLFLLDKNDKYGLADSTGKIIVKPEWNSIGDFSEGLAEVQKGGKYGFIDMKGRIVVTPQFDWEWSPDQVLFEDGIRIVKKNGKFGLLSSSGALLSTPQWDDIQTDLSSDLLHVGKHIDGEKLYGFIDRKGNVVIDVQYYNINEFQNGYAHVESDDFQGYIDDHGKEIITNWTLYDLFEAAGVNLVNPYYNKIEITTSGNSIARDTNFEYRMFNIPSGKPLATKSYPVMESEGPFMVAYDGTYLRDKDDFEFDFKYNRGKMVGGFYYLNPLGRIVLTVPINMRIIQGKHGQEPLTWNENLEFKEGYTAITYNGKKYGLIKLRHK is encoded by the coding sequence ATGAGAAAACTGACTGTCGCAATTATTGCTATGTTATTACTTACAACTTGGCCTTTATCCTTATTTTCAACTCCAATTAAAGCGGCTGTGGATGACACACCCGGGGACTATCTCTGGGATACGCTTACTCCTGAACAATGGGACGATATTATTCCAGAAGGAGATTACTATAGAATCATCAAGGTTTCTAAATATGGAGAGAAGACGTATGGGTTGATGGATAAATCAGGTAAATTTATTTTTAGACCAGAATATAGACGTCTTGTTAAGGTTGGACCTAATAAGCTACTAGCGGAAGTTCTCATTAATAATAAGCGAACAGATTTCATTGATATGAATGGCAAAACCGCTTTCTCATTGCCAGGTAACTATACCGTCTCTGATTTCTACAAGGATAGGGCAGTCGCTGAATTCAACTCTTATATGTATTTTGACGGAAAAGATAATATCTTCGTGCAAGGAAACTCCGGAGTGATTAATTCCAAGGGAAAATTCATAATCACTAATAAATACGATTCAATACGTCAACTCGTAAACACCAAGGATGGGAAAATCTATTATTGGGTTAGACCCATTATTAATGGTCATAAAATCACAATGATATTCGATGCTAACGGGAAAGAGCTCACACGTTTTGACTCAATACGGTTAGTATCCGAACACTCTCTCATAGGTGGTCTAGATACCTTCAATTCAGATACGATCGTGGCCGTCAAGAACGATAAATTGGGGACTGTTAATATGGCGGGTAAAACAGTCGTTCCCTTTATCTATGAACAATTCGTAGAGACGCCATTCGGGGCAACATTCGATCTGAGCAGACACGAGGAAGAGCTAAAGGAGCATTTTCATAATGGGTTAGCTATCTTCATTAAAGAAAATAAATATGGTGTTGTTAATAATAAAGGGAAAGTTATTATTCCACCTAACTACGATAGAATTCGATTGATACGAAGTTTCCCTAAACAGACTGGATCACGTGTATTACGTACAGAGGACACCTCGCTCTTCTTACTCGACAAGAACGATAAGTACGGTTTAGCGGACAGCACTGGCAAAATCATTGTTAAACCTGAATGGAATTCGATCGGTGACTTCTCAGAGGGTCTTGCGGAGGTTCAAAAAGGAGGCAAATATGGATTTATTGATATGAAAGGTCGGATTGTCGTCACTCCGCAATTCGATTGGGAATGGTCCCCGGACCAAGTGCTGTTCGAAGATGGTATAAGGATTGTGAAAAAAAACGGCAAGTTTGGCTTGCTATCTTCCTCTGGCGCACTTCTAAGTACGCCTCAATGGGACGATATCCAAACGGATCTTTCTTCAGATTTGTTACATGTAGGGAAGCATATAGATGGTGAAAAGCTTTATGGATTTATTGACCGCAAAGGCAACGTGGTTATCGATGTTCAATATTACAATATAAATGAATTCCAGAATGGATATGCACATGTCGAGAGCGATGATTTCCAAGGATACATCGATGATCATGGAAAAGAAATTATTACGAATTGGACACTTTATGATCTTTTTGAAGCTGCTGGCGTAAATCTTGTGAACCCGTATTACAATAAAATAGAAATCACCACGAGTGGCAACAGTATTGCTCGGGACACGAATTTCGAATATCGTATGTTTAATATTCCGTCAGGCAAGCCACTAGCAACGAAAAGTTACCCTGTTATGGAGTCCGAGGGACCATTTATGGTCGCCTACGATGGAACATACCTACGAGATAAAGACGATTTTGAGTTTGATTTTAAATATAATAGAGGAAAAATGGTTGGAGGGTTCTATTATTTAAACCCACTGGGTCGGATTGTACTTACTGTTCCGATAAACATGCGCATTATACAAGGTAAACATGGTCAAGAGCCATTGACATGGAACGAGAACCTTGAATTCAAAGAAGGCTACACAGCCATAACCTATAATGGTAAAAAATATGGGCTGATCAAACTTCGCCATAAGTAA
- a CDS encoding clostripain-related cysteine peptidase, with the protein MAASKKTWYILGILGLLLVGFLFLLGDSEEGASNELSPSEIVANDKDSGKNAPKEIDSNLPGYTVLVYMNGSDLESTWDEEYEVFSGAASTDLEEMMNGLSGDDVQVIVETGGTLNWAYPEISGEQNQRWMVNEGGLTNLADVGAKNMGDSQTLADFVTWGVENYPANNYALIFWNHGGGSVLGFGSDELFDGDSLTLDEIGAGLAAAYEKTSKKLDLIGFDACLMATVETAYQLSPYAEYMIASQELEPGHGWDYTGALNYLSNEPYASGAEFGKAIVNTYKEHAIVFGEEKSITLSVIDLDKVPAVVQALEALVKEAGPIITADNKRFYSFAEGRSKAEDYGSTTAHGGITDMADLASIAKNVSSQYPDTADALQNAIHSAVVYNMNSIGRPDASGLSIYFPHKDKGNFDNNLSVYTGIGFSEIYVDFLNRYISRLTGVKSGVSIEKSNKEEFSFQYGSDESDIFEVQLNPDDLERIEQIYGVVAMLPEGSDGPMVYLGYDHYVNMDWETGLLQDDFSGEWLTWDGNFVSLFMVSQGEGYIRYAIPAILNGKEVDIIVHFDIESGEFEVLGAWRGIGEKTGMPDKNMLKISAGEEIIPLYYYDDNDEATEDEEYTRGEAFIVGKDKDLYYDVLPNGSYLYGFSIIDYSGNETYSDFVEILLEE; encoded by the coding sequence TTGGCTGCATCTAAGAAGACATGGTACATATTGGGCATATTGGGCTTATTGCTTGTTGGATTCTTATTTTTATTAGGTGATTCTGAAGAGGGAGCTTCCAACGAACTATCCCCGAGTGAAATCGTTGCGAATGACAAAGATTCCGGGAAGAACGCTCCAAAGGAGATAGATTCGAATTTACCTGGATACACGGTTCTCGTCTATATGAACGGTTCGGATCTGGAGAGCACTTGGGACGAGGAATACGAAGTTTTTTCGGGCGCAGCCTCCACGGATTTAGAGGAAATGATGAACGGCCTGTCCGGTGACGATGTTCAGGTTATTGTGGAAACCGGAGGAACGCTGAACTGGGCGTATCCCGAAATCAGTGGCGAACAGAATCAGCGCTGGATGGTCAATGAGGGTGGTCTGACAAATTTAGCAGACGTAGGTGCGAAAAATATGGGTGATTCGCAGACACTAGCTGACTTCGTGACATGGGGGGTAGAGAACTATCCTGCTAATAATTACGCACTGATCTTCTGGAATCATGGCGGTGGTTCTGTGCTCGGATTTGGCTCGGACGAGCTGTTTGATGGTGATTCGTTGACCCTCGACGAGATTGGAGCGGGCCTAGCGGCTGCATACGAAAAAACGAGCAAAAAGCTTGATCTGATTGGATTCGATGCTTGTCTGATGGCAACGGTGGAGACCGCTTATCAACTTAGCCCCTACGCCGAATACATGATTGCTTCGCAGGAGCTTGAGCCTGGGCATGGATGGGATTACACAGGAGCGTTAAACTACTTGTCCAATGAACCCTATGCTAGCGGAGCGGAGTTTGGTAAAGCTATCGTGAATACTTACAAAGAGCATGCGATCGTGTTTGGCGAGGAGAAATCAATCACGCTTTCGGTTATCGATCTAGATAAGGTGCCTGCTGTTGTTCAGGCGCTCGAAGCTTTGGTGAAGGAAGCCGGTCCTATCATCACTGCAGATAATAAGCGCTTCTATAGCTTTGCTGAAGGGCGAAGCAAGGCGGAGGATTACGGAAGCACGACCGCTCACGGTGGCATAACCGATATGGCCGATCTCGCTTCTATTGCGAAGAACGTATCAAGCCAATATCCAGATACAGCCGATGCGTTGCAAAATGCGATTCATTCCGCGGTTGTCTACAATATGAACAGCATTGGTCGTCCAGACGCGAGTGGACTGTCCATATATTTTCCGCATAAGGACAAAGGAAATTTTGATAATAATCTCTCGGTGTACACCGGAATCGGCTTCTCCGAGATCTATGTAGATTTCTTAAATAGATATATCTCTCGATTGACGGGTGTAAAAAGTGGCGTATCAATCGAGAAAAGCAATAAAGAGGAGTTCTCGTTCCAATACGGGTCGGATGAGAGTGATATATTCGAAGTTCAGCTTAATCCGGACGATCTGGAGCGAATCGAACAGATTTATGGTGTTGTGGCCATGTTGCCGGAAGGCTCGGATGGACCGATGGTGTATCTGGGTTACGATCACTATGTCAACATGGACTGGGAGACTGGTTTGTTGCAGGATGACTTCTCTGGGGAATGGTTGACGTGGGACGGCAATTTCGTTTCCTTGTTCATGGTAAGCCAAGGTGAGGGCTACATTCGTTATGCGATCCCGGCGATTCTGAACGGGAAGGAAGTAGATATTATCGTTCACTTTGACATTGAGTCGGGAGAGTTCGAGGTGCTCGGTGCATGGCGTGGTATTGGAGAAAAAACAGGTATGCCAGACAAGAATATGCTGAAAATTTCCGCGGGCGAAGAAATCATACCCCTTTATTATTATGATGATAATGATGAAGCAACAGAAGATGAGGAGTATACACGGGGAGAAGCGTTCATCGTCGGCAAGGATAAAGACCTTTACTATGACGTACTGCCGAATGGCAGTTATCTGTATGGTTTCTCGATCATCGATTATTCTGGCAACGAAACGTACTCCGATTTTGTGGAGATCCTATTAGAGGAGTAG
- a CDS encoding acyltransferase, whose product MKLNANQLQLGGADGIRALACLAVIFHHFAQRLSMADQQAGVQEVQAFTLVGNSGVSIFFVLSGFLLAFPFWRNYLAGAEFPSIRQYLFRRAARIVPSYYVVFLVCMTLILLLNIPNEHFALRSLAGLTFTAGFHYTTFFPSEIDGPFWSIAFEVFCYALMPLFMAGMFALLKKRSFLTSFTYWIGALLFILLLNKLIHLYLTPGEENRGWQFGLIGGAKYWMPNYNPIGFFGHFTIGILAAGIATRLRQPSTRIDKLKRFGFFDAAGAVGLVSAFLMLWSLRHAPEFSTSWQLQPFFYPYFAVLIAIPLATGSQSLFLQKLLDNPLFRFTAKVSFGLYLWHHLIITLIAMYWAKDYQYMGVASLERWALISAGVLAVSYLIATLSYYFLEKPILDWAHGRRSRANQQAVHTETLNQAIP is encoded by the coding sequence ATGAAGTTAAACGCAAACCAGCTTCAATTAGGAGGGGCTGACGGTATTCGGGCACTTGCCTGTCTAGCTGTAATTTTTCATCATTTTGCCCAACGATTGTCGATGGCTGACCAGCAAGCAGGTGTTCAGGAAGTGCAAGCTTTTACTCTGGTAGGCAATTCGGGTGTCAGCATTTTTTTTGTATTGAGCGGATTTTTACTAGCCTTTCCATTTTGGCGGAATTATTTGGCGGGAGCGGAGTTTCCCAGCATTCGTCAATACCTGTTTCGGCGGGCAGCGAGAATCGTACCCAGCTATTATGTGGTCTTCCTCGTGTGCATGACACTGATCCTGTTGTTGAACATTCCGAATGAACACTTTGCCCTGCGCAGCTTAGCGGGGTTAACGTTTACGGCTGGCTTTCACTATACAACGTTTTTTCCTTCTGAGATCGACGGTCCTTTCTGGTCTATCGCATTCGAAGTTTTCTGTTACGCGCTGATGCCACTTTTTATGGCAGGCATGTTCGCGCTGCTAAAAAAACGGTCATTTCTGACTTCTTTCACGTATTGGATCGGCGCGTTGCTTTTCATACTACTGCTGAACAAGCTTATCCACCTCTACCTAACTCCGGGAGAAGAGAATCGGGGCTGGCAGTTTGGGTTGATCGGCGGCGCGAAATACTGGATGCCGAATTATAATCCGATCGGATTCTTCGGCCATTTTACGATCGGTATACTTGCGGCAGGGATTGCGACCAGGCTACGCCAGCCGTCTACTCGAATTGACAAACTGAAGCGATTTGGTTTTTTTGATGCGGCGGGCGCTGTAGGGCTGGTCTCGGCATTCCTAATGCTGTGGTCGCTTCGCCACGCTCCGGAATTCAGCACAAGCTGGCAGCTTCAGCCTTTCTTTTATCCGTATTTTGCCGTGTTAATCGCCATACCGCTGGCAACAGGCTCGCAGTCTCTCTTCCTGCAGAAGCTGCTTGACAATCCACTGTTCAGATTTACGGCCAAGGTATCGTTCGGACTGTATCTGTGGCACCATCTGATTATCACATTGATTGCTATGTATTGGGCTAAGGACTATCAGTATATGGGTGTTGCAAGTCTAGAAAGGTGGGCTCTGATCTCGGCGGGAGTGCTGGCTGTGTCCTATCTGATCGCAACACTGTCGTATTACTTCCTTGAGAAGCCCATATTGGACTGGGCCCATGGAAGGCGGAGTAGAGCCAATCAGCAAGCCGTCCATACGGAGACGCTCAATCAAGCGATACCATAA